In [Leptolyngbya] sp. PCC 7376, a genomic segment contains:
- a CDS encoding HAD-IA family hydrolase encodes MKQQKPKVIFFDAVGTLFGVKEGVGKTYAKIAKKNNVDTDPDVLEKAFRAAFKRSRPPIFPGVDSFQIPEKEFQWWEAIARDTFTEAGVIDQFEDFSGFFTQLYAHFATPDPWFVFQDVMPSIKSWHKQGIELGLVSNFDSRLFAIVELLDMKQYFSSITISSVVGAAKPDSKMFLSALDKHNCLPSQAWHIGDSELEDYDGATKIGMKAFLLERSPEQRFPYSRQY; translated from the coding sequence ATGAAGCAGCAAAAGCCTAAGGTTATTTTTTTCGACGCGGTAGGTACCTTATTCGGCGTCAAAGAGGGTGTTGGTAAAACCTATGCCAAAATTGCGAAAAAAAATAATGTTGATACAGATCCAGATGTTCTCGAAAAGGCTTTTCGTGCCGCATTTAAACGCTCAAGACCGCCTATTTTTCCGGGGGTAGACTCTTTCCAAATTCCCGAAAAAGAGTTTCAGTGGTGGGAGGCGATCGCCAGAGATACTTTTACTGAAGCGGGTGTGATTGATCAATTCGAAGATTTTTCTGGCTTTTTTACTCAGCTCTATGCCCATTTTGCGACCCCAGATCCTTGGTTTGTTTTTCAGGATGTGATGCCATCCATTAAAAGTTGGCATAAGCAAGGCATCGAACTGGGTCTTGTGTCTAATTTTGATTCGCGTCTATTTGCAATTGTCGAACTGCTCGACATGAAACAGTATTTTAGTAGCATTACGATTTCATCGGTGGTTGGCGCTGCTAAGCCCGATAGCAAAATGTTTTTGTCTGCCCTCGATAAGCACAACTGTTTACCGAGTCAAGCTTGGCACATCGGTGACAGTGAGCTTGAAGATTATGATGGTGCGACAAAAATTGGAATGAAAGCGTTTCTTTTAGAGCGATCGCCCGAACAACGTTTTCCTTATAGTCGCCAATATTAA
- a CDS encoding NAD(P)/FAD-dependent oxidoreductase has protein sequence MSQKHIVIIGGGFAGLYTALRLVEFPWEDATCPEITLIDRQDHFVFSPLLYELITEEMEPWEVAPRYTKLLENSSIQYRQTQVTSVDVAARTVICNEQEPISYDYLVIAAGGTTKTLDIPGLKENAIPFKSLDDALRLKDKLRLLENSEAEKIRIAVVGGGYSGVELACKLADRLGDRGRLRLIDRGKEILDNAPKFNQTAAKEALEAKKIWVDYETKVVGLTPETISLEYKDQVDEIPVDLVMWTVGNAIAPWVEALDLPHAENGRLEISEKLQVNDHPNIFALGDVAQFDQDLPMTAQVAIQQADVCAWNLRSLIEEKPLLSFNFYDLGEMLTLGEDNATLSGLGIELDGNLAHIARRLVYLYRLPTWQHQLNVGLNWMVQPVVKFLANQDA, from the coding sequence ATGAGCCAAAAGCACATCGTTATTATCGGCGGCGGTTTTGCCGGATTGTACACAGCCCTACGTCTGGTGGAATTTCCATGGGAAGATGCGACTTGCCCTGAGATTACCCTAATCGATCGCCAAGATCATTTTGTGTTTAGCCCATTGCTCTATGAATTAATTACTGAGGAAATGGAACCTTGGGAAGTGGCGCCTCGTTATACAAAACTGCTCGAAAATAGCTCGATTCAATATCGGCAAACGCAAGTGACAAGTGTTGATGTGGCAGCGCGGACTGTCATTTGCAATGAACAGGAGCCAATCTCGTATGACTATCTCGTGATTGCGGCGGGTGGCACGACAAAAACCCTTGATATTCCCGGTCTCAAAGAAAATGCGATTCCGTTCAAATCATTAGATGATGCGCTGCGACTAAAGGATAAATTACGGTTACTCGAAAACTCTGAGGCGGAAAAAATTCGGATTGCAGTAGTAGGCGGTGGTTATAGTGGCGTCGAATTAGCATGCAAATTAGCTGACCGATTGGGCGATCGCGGCCGTTTAAGACTCATTGATCGTGGTAAAGAAATTCTTGATAATGCGCCAAAATTCAATCAAACAGCAGCGAAAGAAGCCCTTGAAGCTAAAAAGATTTGGGTGGACTACGAAACCAAGGTTGTGGGTTTAACGCCTGAAACCATTAGTCTCGAATACAAAGATCAAGTGGATGAGATTCCCGTTGATCTCGTGATGTGGACAGTGGGGAATGCGATCGCCCCTTGGGTTGAAGCACTTGATTTACCCCATGCGGAAAATGGTCGCCTCGAAATTTCCGAAAAATTGCAAGTGAATGATCATCCCAATATTTTCGCCCTTGGGGATGTCGCCCAGTTTGATCAAGACTTACCGATGACAGCACAGGTGGCGATCCAACAAGCTGATGTGTGCGCTTGGAATTTGCGATCACTAATTGAAGAAAAACCGTTACTCTCTTTCAATTTTTATGATCTCGGTGAAATGCTTACTCTCGGCGAAGATAATGCCACCCTGAGCGGATTAGGCATTGAATTAGATGGAAATTTAGCACATATTGCCCGGCGACTCGTATATTTATATCGGCTACCCACTTGGCAACATCAGCTCAATGTTGGGCTAAATTGGATGGTGCAACCAGTGGTAAAGTTTTTGGCAAATCAGGATGCGTAA
- the crtD gene encoding C-3',4' desaturase CrtD produces MAGQTVAVIGAGIGGLTAGALLAKRGYDVTVYEQAAIAGGCASTFKRRGFTFDVGATQVAGLEEGGIHHRIFSELGVDLPEATFCDPACAVFLPGESEPINVWRDRQKWHEERLRQFPGSEKFWALLQTLFDASWKFQSRDPVVPPRNPWDVLKLLQALRLDTLVTVPFTLMTVLDALKLCGVVSDKRLKTFLDLQLKLYSQVDTSETALLYGATALAVSQTPQGLFHLQSSMQVLSDRLIEALEKHGGKLLMRHRVKEITLGNAQTKITLFNQRKTEIFEQSFDHVVANTTVQDLKKLVENPPSSVFSESYQKRIENLDKPSGAFVVYLGVKREAIPENCPPHLQFLYDPTKEIGENNSLFVSVSKPNDGRAPEGHATIIASSFVEAELWFGEGYEERKERFTNEAIANLSSYFDLSPENIVVQEAGTPRTFAHFTAREKGYVGGVGQRVSTFAPFGLATRTPFKNVWLVGDSVHPGEGTAGVTYSALTAVRQIEQADRN; encoded by the coding sequence ATGGCAGGGCAAACAGTCGCGGTAATCGGTGCAGGGATTGGTGGGTTGACCGCTGGGGCATTACTGGCCAAGCGTGGTTATGACGTGACTGTTTATGAGCAGGCGGCGATCGCCGGAGGATGCGCATCGACCTTTAAGCGGCGGGGATTTACGTTTGATGTGGGGGCAACTCAGGTAGCCGGACTAGAAGAGGGCGGCATCCATCACAGAATTTTCTCGGAATTAGGAGTGGATTTACCGGAAGCGACATTCTGTGATCCGGCTTGTGCTGTGTTTTTACCGGGTGAATCTGAACCAATCAATGTGTGGCGCGATCGCCAGAAATGGCATGAGGAAAGATTGCGTCAATTTCCCGGCAGCGAAAAGTTTTGGGCATTATTGCAGACATTGTTTGATGCCAGTTGGAAGTTTCAATCCCGCGATCCTGTTGTGCCACCCCGCAATCCTTGGGATGTGTTGAAATTATTGCAAGCATTACGGTTGGATACCTTGGTGACTGTGCCGTTTACCTTGATGACAGTTTTAGATGCATTGAAATTATGTGGTGTGGTATCGGATAAGCGCCTGAAAACATTTCTGGATTTACAACTCAAGCTTTATTCGCAAGTTGATACTTCAGAAACAGCACTGCTTTATGGCGCGACAGCCCTAGCAGTCTCTCAAACACCCCAAGGTTTATTTCACCTTCAGAGTAGTATGCAAGTTCTGAGTGATCGCCTAATCGAAGCCCTTGAAAAACATGGCGGCAAACTATTGATGCGGCATCGAGTGAAGGAAATTACACTTGGTAATGCCCAAACAAAAATTACTCTTTTCAATCAGCGAAAAACAGAGATTTTCGAACAATCTTTTGACCATGTGGTGGCGAATACAACGGTTCAGGATCTCAAAAAGTTAGTCGAAAATCCCCCGAGTTCCGTTTTTAGTGAGAGTTATCAAAAACGTATTGAAAATTTAGACAAACCATCCGGTGCATTTGTTGTTTATCTTGGCGTGAAGCGTGAGGCTATTCCAGAAAATTGTCCGCCTCACCTACAATTTCTCTACGACCCAACTAAAGAAATTGGCGAGAATAATTCGTTATTTGTCTCGGTCAGTAAACCCAATGATGGCCGTGCGCCAGAGGGTCATGCCACGATTATCGCGTCATCTTTTGTGGAAGCTGAGCTTTGGTTTGGGGAAGGTTATGAAGAACGAAAGGAGCGATTTACAAACGAGGCGATCGCCAATTTGAGTTCCTATTTCGATTTATCGCCAGAAAACATTGTGGTGCAGGAAGCCGGCACGCCTCGAACATTTGCCCACTTCACCGCGCGAGAAAAAGGCTATGTTGGTGGCGTAGGTCAACGGGTTTCAACTTTCGCACCTTTTGGATTAGCCACGCGTACCCCTTTCAAAAATGTTTGGTTGGTGGGAGATTCGGTGCATCCAGGTGAGGGGACAGCCGGAGTAACTTATTCAGCTTTAACCGCAGTGCGACAAATTGAGCAAGCCGACAGGAATTAA
- a CDS encoding tetratricopeptide repeat protein, translating to MKKTSIILSALVSGLSYFVWIPTVQAQESSDQNCANEPAGILFDETTLQWQEVNRLTCEDRWEEATALMHQMTLEQKDDLGCPLCKVTLPLGEVLRQKWQWQEAFEFYNFALSSPVILDGSEYDAIGYHLVVHGQYYAALDAFRPLGEEYLGYEDGTAYAYVRLGDTLSTLKQWHNAEVAYEKALSIDPQQPFAYQGLGLVFMQYEEWEEAIAAFEKALEFHPTLTEPVEYIEEARKNLQP from the coding sequence ATGAAAAAGACATCGATTATCTTGAGTGCTTTGGTGAGTGGATTGAGCTACTTCGTCTGGATACCTACAGTACAAGCTCAAGAATCATCAGATCAGAACTGTGCCAATGAACCAGCAGGTATTCTTTTCGATGAAACCACTTTGCAATGGCAAGAAGTTAACCGACTGACCTGCGAAGACCGATGGGAAGAAGCCACAGCCCTAATGCATCAGATGACTTTGGAGCAAAAGGATGATTTGGGCTGTCCTCTCTGCAAAGTCACATTGCCCCTTGGAGAAGTATTAAGACAAAAATGGCAATGGCAAGAAGCATTTGAGTTTTATAACTTTGCCCTATCCAGCCCAGTAATTCTAGACGGCTCTGAATATGATGCAATTGGCTATCATCTGGTCGTTCATGGACAGTACTATGCGGCTCTCGATGCCTTTCGTCCCTTAGGTGAAGAGTATTTAGGGTATGAAGATGGCACCGCCTATGCATACGTCCGATTGGGGGATACGCTCAGCACCCTTAAGCAATGGCACAATGCCGAGGTTGCCTACGAAAAGGCACTCAGCATCGATCCTCAACAACCTTTTGCCTATCAAGGTTTGGGATTGGTTTTTATGCAATATGAAGAATGGGAAGAGGCGATCGCCGCATTTGAGAAAGCCCTAGAATTTCATCCCACCCTGACAGAACCTGTCGAATATATCGAAGAAGCACGAAAAAATCTCCAGCCCTAA
- a CDS encoding IS1 family transposase (programmed frameshift): protein MLTCPQCQSPSTIKYGHTHSGKQRYRCHECGRQFVEHPAHPPIATDTRQLIDRLLLERLSLAGITRATGVSLRWLQYYVNAKLETVPHELPVTPKKRGQLTIEMDELWSFVGSKGEKAWIWLALDRDTREVVGYAIGDRSQKTAKQLWDSLPPVYRQCALVYTDYWDAYGCVLPSKRHRVVGKETGQTNHIERFNNTLRQRTSRLVRQALSFSKKWENHIGAVVYFLRHYNLSLQL, encoded by the exons GTGCTCACTTGCCCTCAATGTCAGTCTCCCAGCACCATTAAATATGGTCACACCCATTCGGGAAAGCAGCGCTATCGTTGCCATGAATGTGGTCGCCAGTTTGTGGAACATCCTGCCCACCCTCCCATTGCAACTGACACTCGTCAATTGATTGACCGTCTCCTATTAGAACGTCTCTCTCTCGCTGGTATCACTCGTGCCACAGGGGTCTCTCTGCGCTGGCTACAGTACTATGTCAATGCCAAATTAGAGACTGTGCCTCACGAGTTACCTGTGACTC CAAAAAAAAGAGGGCAACTGACCATCGAAATGGATGAATTGTGGTCTTTTGTCGGTAGTAAAGGTGAGAAAGCATGGATTTGGCTGGCTCTTGACCGAGACACCCGAGAGGTGGTGGGATATGCCATCGGAGACCGTAGTCAAAAGACTGCGAAACAATTATGGGATTCTCTGCCTCCTGTGTATCGTCAGTGTGCGCTGGTCTACACCGATTATTGGGATGCCTATGGCTGTGTCTTACCGAGTAAACGTCATCGAGTTGTGGGCAAGGAGACTGGACAAACAAATCATATTGAGAGATTCAACAACACTCTACGTCAGAGAACGTCCCGCTTAGTCCGTCAGGCACTTTCCTTCTCGAAGAAGTGGGAAAACCACATTGGAGCAGTGGTCTATTTTCTCAGACACTATAATCTCTCTCTTCAGTTATGA
- the glyA gene encoding serine hydroxymethyltransferase encodes MTHTNLDFLAQTDDVVAGMIASELNRQRVHLELIASENFTSPAVMAAQGSVLTNKYAEGLPKKRYYGGCEFIDQVEQVAIDRVKELFGAAHANVQPHSGAQANFAVFLTLLEPGDKIMGMDLSHGGHLTHGSPVNVSGKWFEVVQYGVNKETERLDYDEIREIALCEKPKMIICGYSAYPRIIEFEKFRAIADEVGAYLMADIAHIAGLVATGHHPNPLPHCHVVTTTTHKTLRGPRGGLIMTNDADLGKKFDKAVFPGTQGGPLEHVIAGKAVAFGEALKPEFKDYSAQVIANAQAMAKTLVARGFKLVSDGTDNHLMLVDMRSIGMNGKRADKLISEINITANKNTVPFDPEKPWIGSGIRLGSPAMTTRGLLEEDFAEIANIIADRLLNPEDEAIKQDCLGRVADLCEKFPLYAHLQMPVTTPV; translated from the coding sequence GTGACTCATACCAACCTTGATTTTTTGGCACAAACTGATGATGTTGTCGCCGGAATGATTGCCAGCGAACTCAATCGCCAACGGGTACACCTCGAACTAATTGCTAGTGAGAACTTTACGTCTCCGGCAGTGATGGCAGCCCAAGGCTCCGTCCTGACAAATAAGTATGCGGAAGGTTTACCGAAGAAACGCTACTACGGCGGTTGTGAGTTTATCGATCAGGTTGAGCAGGTTGCCATTGACCGCGTTAAGGAACTGTTTGGTGCAGCCCACGCAAATGTTCAACCCCACTCCGGTGCGCAGGCAAACTTTGCAGTATTCCTTACCTTGCTTGAGCCGGGCGACAAAATTATGGGGATGGATTTATCCCATGGTGGTCACCTCACCCATGGTTCGCCAGTGAATGTTTCTGGTAAGTGGTTTGAAGTGGTTCAATACGGCGTTAATAAAGAAACTGAACGCCTTGACTACGACGAAATTCGTGAGATTGCCCTCTGTGAAAAGCCGAAGATGATTATCTGTGGTTATTCTGCTTATCCTCGCATCATTGAGTTTGAAAAATTCCGGGCGATCGCCGATGAAGTGGGTGCATACCTCATGGCAGACATTGCACATATCGCCGGTTTGGTTGCGACGGGTCACCACCCCAACCCCCTTCCTCACTGCCACGTTGTGACAACGACAACTCACAAAACCCTCCGTGGTCCCCGTGGCGGTTTGATCATGACCAACGATGCAGACCTCGGCAAGAAATTTGATAAAGCCGTTTTCCCTGGGACTCAAGGTGGCCCCCTAGAGCACGTGATTGCTGGTAAGGCGGTTGCTTTCGGTGAAGCCCTCAAGCCTGAATTTAAAGACTATTCTGCCCAGGTTATCGCCAATGCCCAAGCGATGGCAAAAACCCTTGTAGCGCGTGGCTTTAAGCTCGTTTCTGATGGCACTGATAATCACCTCATGTTGGTGGATATGCGTTCTATCGGGATGAACGGTAAGCGTGCCGACAAACTCATTAGCGAAATCAATATCACGGCCAACAAGAACACTGTACCTTTCGACCCAGAAAAGCCTTGGATTGGTAGTGGTATTCGTCTCGGTTCGCCTGCAATGACGACCCGTGGCTTGTTGGAAGAAGACTTTGCAGAGATTGCTAATATCATTGCAGATCGACTCCTAAATCCTGAAGATGAGGCGATTAAGCAAGACTGTCTCGGCCGGGTTGCAGACCTCTGTGAGAAGTTCCCACTCTATGCTCATCTACAAATGCCAGTGACTACCCCTGTGTAA
- a CDS encoding glycosyltransferase family 4 protein codes for MTAYEPMPTEFLYPSIFLVSLTIVLVLTPIVKSLGLKNGLFDQPDERKVHSQPMVRLGGIAIFLGTMTAIAGGLWQSGFEITEGGSLLALLCGAIAFFAFGLLDDVFELSAISRLILQFFVAAIAWYFGVRIDYLALPFVGAFSVGLLSLPFTLIWLVGMVNAINWIDGLDGLAAGVTSITSILLFVVMVVVGQPAVAIVAIALAGAAVGFLRYNFNPAQLFMGDGGSNFIGFILSGLAIFGLSGEPKATAVMLPYIILLVPLIDMTVVVFTRLGDGVSPFKPDKRHLHHKLLKAGFSQRTAVVFIYALTLWSGSFALAIAGLSQGLIVVAVSSGLLGMIGWQFWRVRDIPNPQK; via the coding sequence ATGACCGCTTACGAGCCAATGCCAACGGAATTTCTCTATCCCAGTATTTTTCTTGTTTCCTTGACTATCGTTCTAGTACTCACGCCCATTGTGAAATCTCTTGGGCTAAAGAATGGTCTTTTTGATCAACCGGATGAGCGAAAGGTGCATAGTCAACCCATGGTGCGATTGGGGGGCATCGCGATTTTTCTGGGTACGATGACAGCGATCGCCGGGGGACTGTGGCAATCGGGATTTGAAATCACGGAAGGTGGATCATTACTGGCGTTGCTCTGCGGGGCGATCGCCTTTTTTGCGTTTGGCCTATTAGATGATGTGTTTGAGCTAAGTGCAATTTCAAGGTTGATTTTGCAATTTTTTGTCGCGGCGATCGCCTGGTATTTCGGCGTACGGATCGACTATTTAGCGTTGCCATTTGTGGGCGCATTTTCGGTGGGGTTGCTGAGTTTGCCTTTTACGCTAATTTGGCTCGTGGGTATGGTGAATGCGATTAACTGGATCGACGGTCTGGATGGGTTGGCGGCTGGCGTAACAAGTATCACCAGCATTTTGTTGTTTGTGGTGATGGTCGTCGTCGGTCAACCTGCGGTGGCGATTGTGGCGATCGCCCTTGCGGGTGCGGCAGTGGGATTCCTGAGGTACAACTTCAATCCAGCACAATTATTTATGGGGGATGGCGGCTCCAATTTTATTGGTTTTATTTTGTCTGGCCTCGCCATTTTCGGGTTGTCCGGCGAACCGAAAGCGACAGCGGTGATGTTGCCCTACATTATTTTGCTCGTGCCGCTCATCGATATGACTGTGGTGGTTTTCACGCGTTTAGGAGATGGTGTGTCGCCGTTTAAACCCGATAAGCGTCACCTACACCACAAATTATTAAAAGCTGGATTTTCCCAGAGAACCGCCGTCGTATTTATCTATGCCCTCACCCTCTGGTCTGGGAGTTTTGCGTTGGCGATCGCCGGATTGTCCCAAGGATTAATTGTGGTGGCGGTATCTTCCGGTTTGCTGGGGATGATTGGCTGGCAATTTTGGCGCGTGCGGGATATCCCCAATCCTCAAAAATAA
- a CDS encoding alanine racemase — protein MEIDLSKIRDNTRILADLYGAQGISIMGVSKAVLGEPAIIEAMIQGGVKFIADSRLENIQKMKAAGISTDFVLLRTAPSQAELIVEIVDISLNSELETIRKIAYYAGLNNKIHQIILMVELGDRREGILPCDLAKFIREILTLSHIKIVGIGCNLACYGGIKPDDQNMHGLSEQVELLEKEFQINLSIISGGNSANYEWYKETQDVGRINNLRLGESILLGCETVYGNVIPGLQTKAFQLVAEVIESKKSHLCPLVKFAEMLLATYQLFKIKVYIKDRSLH, from the coding sequence ATGGAAATAGATCTATCCAAAATACGGGATAATACTCGGATTCTGGCAGATCTTTATGGGGCACAGGGTATTTCCATTATGGGCGTTTCTAAGGCTGTCCTTGGGGAACCCGCTATTATCGAAGCGATGATTCAAGGGGGGGTTAAATTTATTGCTGACTCTCGCCTTGAAAATATTCAAAAAATGAAGGCTGCGGGTATATCGACTGATTTTGTGCTGTTGCGTACGGCTCCCAGTCAGGCAGAATTGATTGTTGAAATTGTCGATATTAGTCTAAATTCTGAGCTAGAAACGATTAGAAAAATCGCCTATTATGCGGGTTTAAACAATAAGATTCACCAGATAATTTTAATGGTAGAGTTGGGCGATCGCCGCGAAGGGATACTGCCTTGTGATCTAGCCAAATTTATCAGAGAAATTTTAACGTTAAGCCATATCAAAATTGTGGGGATTGGTTGTAATTTGGCTTGCTATGGCGGCATTAAACCAGACGATCAAAATATGCATGGGCTATCAGAACAAGTTGAGCTACTCGAAAAGGAATTTCAGATTAATTTAAGCATTATTTCAGGGGGAAACTCCGCCAACTATGAGTGGTATAAAGAGACTCAAGATGTAGGGAGAATTAATAACCTGCGTTTGGGCGAATCTATTTTATTAGGTTGCGAAACAGTTTATGGCAATGTGATTCCAGGCTTACAGACTAAAGCTTTTCAGCTGGTGGCTGAGGTGATCGAATCAAAAAAAAGCCATCTTTGCCCTTTGGTGAAATTTGCAGAGATGCTTTTGGCAACGTACCAACTTTTCAAGATCAAGGTATACATCAAAGATCGATCATTGCATTAG
- a CDS encoding DUF1611 domain-containing protein, with protein sequence MTITKKTALIYCQDQFGLVDGKTAAALVRHSELYTIVGVIDSLSAGNDAGEILGEAISDIPIFSDFQDALAHLSETPHCYIYGKAPLDVCIPSDERLLILEAMEHGMNIINGLHEFFSEDQEFVAAAVQNNVQIKDIRKSPNVKDLHVFSGRIYEITVPVIAILGTDCACGKMTTAVELNNALNRLGIKSVFVATGQTSLMQGAIYGASIDALISQFVIGEIENAVIQAFEQEKPDIILVEGQSAVSHPAFMSSLGILKGSMPDGIILQHPPAREFRCDFPALLMPTIESEIQLIETISSARVLAIALSHENLAIEEILSTIQQYETQLNLPTTDVLSYGCKKLIQALAVHFPKLSQKIKPENFPETRVLAKA encoded by the coding sequence ATGACAATCACGAAAAAAACGGCATTGATTTACTGCCAAGATCAATTCGGTTTAGTAGACGGAAAAACAGCAGCTGCCTTGGTTCGACACTCAGAGCTTTATACAATTGTTGGTGTGATTGATAGCTTGTCAGCAGGTAATGATGCAGGCGAAATCCTAGGCGAAGCAATAAGTGATATTCCCATTTTTTCCGATTTTCAGGACGCCTTAGCTCATCTGTCAGAAACTCCTCACTGCTATATTTATGGCAAAGCTCCTTTAGATGTTTGCATTCCCAGTGACGAGAGACTTTTGATTTTAGAAGCCATGGAACATGGTATGAATATAATTAATGGCCTCCACGAATTTTTCTCTGAAGATCAAGAATTTGTTGCCGCTGCTGTCCAAAATAATGTCCAAATTAAAGACATCAGAAAATCACCAAATGTGAAAGATCTGCATGTTTTTTCAGGGCGAATCTATGAAATTACTGTGCCAGTCATCGCTATATTAGGAACCGATTGTGCTTGTGGCAAAATGACCACCGCAGTCGAGCTAAATAATGCTTTAAATAGGCTTGGGATCAAGTCCGTGTTCGTCGCCACGGGCCAGACTAGTCTGATGCAGGGAGCGATTTATGGTGCTTCGATTGACGCTCTAATTTCGCAGTTTGTAATCGGTGAAATCGAAAATGCTGTGATTCAGGCATTCGAGCAAGAAAAGCCAGACATCATTTTGGTCGAGGGTCAAAGTGCTGTAAGTCACCCTGCTTTCATGAGTTCTCTGGGTATTTTGAAAGGTAGTATGCCGGATGGAATTATTCTGCAACATCCACCAGCTAGGGAGTTTCGATGTGATTTTCCGGCTTTATTGATGCCGACTATTGAAAGCGAAATTCAGCTGATTGAGACAATTTCTAGTGCTAGGGTTTTGGCGATCGCCTTAAGTCATGAAAATCTGGCAATTGAAGAAATTTTGAGCACGATCCAGCAATATGAGACTCAGCTGAACCTGCCGACGACGGATGTATTGAGCTACGGATGCAAAAAACTGATTCAAGCATTGGCCGTTCACTTCCCTAAACTCAGTCAAAAGATTAAGCCAGAAAATTTCCCAGAGACACGTGTTTTAGCAAAAGCGTAG
- the ffh gene encoding signal recognition particle protein, with the protein MFDALAERLEDAWKSLRGQDKISESNVKDALKEVRRALLEADVNLQVVKGFIGDVEKAALGADVISGVNPGQQFIKIVNDELIKIMGESNAPLAEAENKPTVILMAGLQGTGKTTATAKLSLFLRKQEKTTLMVATDVYRPAAIDQLKTLGAQIDVPVFDLGSDANPVEIARQGIEKGKELGVDYVIVDTAGRLQIDADMMGELKQIKDTIQPDDTLLVVDAMTGQEAASLTRTFHTEIGVTGAILTKMDGDTRGGAALSVRTISGQPIKFIGVGEKVEALDPFYPDRMASRILNMGDVLTLVEKAQEAIDLSDVEEMQSKLLEARFDFDDFVKQMRLLKNMGSLGGLMKLIPGMGSKLDSGMLEQGEAQLKRVEIMINSMTKEERKNPDLLAQTPKRRTRIAKGSGMSDKDVSKLITDFTRMRKMMQQMGQGGGMPGMGGMGDMFGGGMPGMPGMGGRPGRGGGRKKKKKNKKKKGFGDL; encoded by the coding sequence ATGTTTGACGCACTAGCAGAACGCTTAGAAGACGCCTGGAAATCCCTGCGAGGGCAGGACAAGATCAGTGAATCTAATGTTAAAGATGCCCTAAAGGAAGTGCGCCGTGCTCTGTTGGAAGCCGATGTGAACTTGCAGGTGGTGAAAGGTTTTATTGGGGATGTCGAGAAAGCAGCCCTCGGTGCAGACGTTATTTCGGGTGTGAATCCCGGTCAGCAGTTCATCAAAATCGTTAACGATGAGCTGATCAAAATTATGGGGGAAAGCAATGCTCCCCTCGCCGAAGCAGAAAATAAACCGACCGTTATTTTGATGGCAGGTTTGCAGGGTACAGGTAAAACTACTGCAACCGCGAAACTCTCCCTTTTCCTCCGCAAACAAGAAAAGACAACCTTAATGGTTGCAACCGACGTCTATCGTCCGGCGGCGATTGATCAGTTAAAAACCCTTGGTGCCCAGATTGATGTACCTGTATTCGACCTCGGTAGCGATGCAAACCCCGTTGAAATTGCCCGCCAAGGTATCGAGAAAGGTAAAGAATTAGGCGTTGATTACGTCATCGTGGATACGGCCGGTCGCTTACAGATCGATGCCGACATGATGGGCGAGCTGAAGCAAATCAAAGACACCATTCAGCCCGACGATACCCTGCTTGTTGTCGACGCGATGACAGGCCAAGAGGCTGCAAGCTTAACCCGGACATTCCATACAGAGATTGGCGTAACTGGTGCGATCCTCACCAAAATGGATGGCGATACCCGTGGTGGTGCGGCGCTGTCTGTCCGAACCATTTCTGGCCAGCCTATTAAATTTATTGGTGTTGGTGAAAAGGTCGAAGCCCTCGATCCGTTCTATCCCGACCGGATGGCCTCCCGAATCCTCAATATGGGTGATGTCTTAACCCTCGTTGAGAAAGCTCAGGAAGCAATTGACCTCTCTGATGTAGAGGAAATGCAGTCCAAGCTTCTCGAAGCTCGGTTTGACTTTGACGACTTCGTTAAACAGATGCGCCTGTTGAAAAATATGGGTTCGCTGGGTGGCTTGATGAAGCTTATTCCCGGGATGGGAAGTAAACTCGACAGCGGCATGTTGGAGCAGGGTGAAGCACAACTTAAGCGCGTAGAAATCATGATTAATTCCATGACGAAAGAGGAGCGCAAAAATCCAGATTTATTAGCTCAAACACCAAAGCGTCGCACCCGTATTGCGAAAGGTTCTGGAATGTCTGATAAGGATGTATCCAAATTGATCACAGACTTCACTCGGATGCGTAAAATGATGCAGCAGATGGGTCAAGGTGGCGGCATGCCTGGTATGGGTGGCATGGGTGATATGTTCGGCGGCGGAATGCCTGGAATGCCCGGGATGGGTGGTCGCCCTGGACGTGGCGGTGGTCGTAAGAAAAAGAAAAAAAATAAGAAGAAAAAAGGCTTTGGTGATCTCTAG